A window of the Isosphaera pallida ATCC 43644 genome harbors these coding sequences:
- a CDS encoding cytochrome c oxidase subunit II: protein MRLWSVFFAVMSVALLGIYLYAPTNPEWWLPNTYHTLGAHEPQVAEQSVAALGREVDHLFMIVLWLTGITFVLVSVVFCYVAWKFGDEPGRKSTYTHGSTTLEVVWTAVPALILVFIAVYQLSTWAHIKYRSNAPSGPVLAEVTARQFQWITRYAGPDGKLRTPDDIITINDFHFYADEEIDESGRVVATKGVPTKILLRSEDVLHSFFLPQLRIKQDAVPGLTIPVWFDADRPGEYELVCAELCGWGHYKMRSKMVVHRNKAEFEQWLADQQKRQFEDGTGNAQVGSPESSPPNSNPDPTTTGGIAE, encoded by the coding sequence GTGCGATTGTGGAGCGTCTTCTTCGCCGTGATGTCGGTAGCGTTGTTAGGGATTTACCTCTACGCTCCGACCAACCCCGAATGGTGGCTACCCAACACTTACCACACCCTGGGCGCTCACGAGCCCCAAGTGGCCGAGCAGTCGGTGGCCGCCCTGGGTCGGGAAGTCGATCACTTGTTCATGATTGTTCTTTGGTTGACCGGGATCACCTTTGTTCTGGTGTCGGTGGTGTTCTGCTACGTTGCGTGGAAGTTCGGCGACGAACCGGGCCGCAAATCGACCTACACCCACGGCAGCACGACCCTGGAGGTGGTCTGGACGGCGGTGCCGGCGCTCATTTTGGTGTTCATCGCGGTGTACCAACTTAGTACCTGGGCCCACATCAAATATCGATCTAACGCGCCGTCCGGTCCAGTGCTGGCAGAGGTGACCGCCCGCCAGTTCCAATGGATCACCCGTTACGCCGGTCCTGATGGGAAACTGCGAACCCCGGACGACATCATCACGATCAACGACTTCCACTTCTACGCCGACGAGGAGATCGACGAATCCGGGCGAGTGGTGGCGACTAAAGGCGTTCCCACCAAAATCCTGCTGCGCTCGGAGGATGTGCTGCATTCCTTTTTCCTACCCCAGTTGCGAATCAAGCAGGACGCGGTCCCCGGTTTGACCATCCCGGTTTGGTTTGACGCCGACCGCCCTGGTGAATACGAACTGGTGTGCGCCGAGTTGTGCGGTTGGGGCCACTACAAGATGCGCAGCAAAATGGTGGTCCACCGCAACAAGGCCGAGTTCGAGCAATGGCTGGCTGACCAGCAGAAGCGTCAATTCGAGGACGGCACCGGCAACGCCCAGGTCGGTTCGCCCGAATCGTCCCCCCCCAACTCTAACCCCGACCCGACCACGACGGGAGGAATCGCGGAATGA
- a CDS encoding c-type cytochrome: MTRRVPLSLFLWICLLTLVGCGESGRLRYSESPRYAQLGDQRVNLKAKVKTAVDELFGAAPNQILVPEGSSLVGERGTGIRAAGIYLAGLTKTETGELASIHEQSKDDPAIKGGYALYRRHCLHCHGVSGDGNGPTAPFLYPKPRDFRPGVYKFTSTNGVKPTRADLYKTIKEGLHGTSMPSFDALMTDDEIQQVIDYTLYLSIRGETEAKLIQEAQLSVADMLEPGQDVAADANLVDLFEEAGSSLVPKELPAQIAQEWFETDQNVTRPVVSRPGITAASIERGRDLYFSVGCNACHGDLGDSGGESFLDQEMYNAIVFARQPVHVAAVKRFAEERTRKTQAEETALRLVRLGSNRHRALESLRANPALQPYADEAVDHALQAKAQGKLDSQSGHSPFRPELQSAVEVAKFLVENDIALKYVFDPVGWTAAPRNFNPQQGSPILTTEQLRGLETFRAELTLAAAENRDEARAQIEAKMNEARQRNQAEPSDETQAALEEALAELKRWENAPATIDRVLSWIPELRDPGFQAYFVNALTKWSYSRDEVWFNPIRPANLRKGVYKGGRRPYDLWLRIANGIQPVKMPGYLGEGEGKLNQEQIWDVVNFVLALPSNTGLLDHHQPPAPHRHSDSEMEPAAGAAIAARHE, from the coding sequence GTGACCAGACGGGTCCCCTTGTCATTGTTCCTTTGGATTTGCCTGTTGACGCTCGTCGGCTGCGGCGAGTCTGGCAGGTTGCGTTACTCAGAAAGTCCCCGCTATGCCCAACTCGGTGATCAACGGGTGAACCTTAAGGCTAAGGTCAAGACCGCGGTGGACGAACTCTTCGGCGCGGCTCCCAACCAAATCCTCGTTCCTGAAGGCAGCTCGCTCGTGGGCGAGCGTGGCACCGGAATCCGTGCCGCCGGCATCTACCTGGCAGGGCTGACCAAGACCGAGACGGGCGAACTGGCCAGCATCCACGAACAGTCGAAAGACGACCCGGCGATCAAAGGGGGATACGCCCTGTATCGCCGTCATTGCCTTCATTGCCACGGCGTTTCGGGAGACGGCAACGGTCCTACTGCGCCGTTTTTGTACCCCAAGCCCCGCGACTTCCGCCCCGGCGTGTACAAGTTCACCTCGACTAATGGGGTCAAGCCAACTCGGGCTGATCTATACAAGACCATCAAGGAAGGTCTGCACGGCACCTCGATGCCATCGTTCGACGCCCTCATGACGGATGACGAGATTCAGCAGGTCATCGATTACACCTTGTATCTCTCGATCCGCGGCGAAACCGAAGCCAAACTGATCCAAGAGGCCCAACTCTCGGTTGCCGACATGTTGGAACCCGGCCAGGACGTGGCCGCGGACGCCAACCTGGTGGATCTGTTCGAGGAGGCCGGCTCGTCCCTGGTGCCCAAAGAGTTGCCCGCTCAGATCGCCCAGGAGTGGTTCGAGACCGACCAGAACGTGACCCGTCCTGTGGTCTCCCGCCCCGGTATCACCGCGGCGAGCATCGAACGCGGACGCGATCTCTACTTCTCCGTCGGCTGCAATGCCTGTCACGGCGACCTCGGCGACAGTGGCGGCGAGAGCTTCCTCGATCAAGAGATGTACAATGCCATCGTCTTCGCGCGTCAACCGGTGCACGTGGCGGCCGTCAAACGATTCGCCGAGGAACGAACCCGCAAAACGCAGGCCGAAGAGACGGCCCTCCGCCTGGTTCGGCTCGGCTCCAACCGCCATCGGGCCTTGGAATCGTTGCGAGCGAACCCGGCGCTGCAGCCCTATGCCGACGAGGCAGTTGACCACGCCCTTCAAGCCAAAGCGCAAGGCAAACTCGACTCCCAAAGCGGTCATTCCCCGTTCCGGCCCGAGCTGCAAAGCGCCGTCGAGGTGGCCAAGTTTCTGGTGGAGAACGACATTGCCCTCAAATATGTCTTCGACCCAGTCGGTTGGACGGCCGCGCCCCGCAACTTCAACCCTCAACAGGGTTCTCCTATCCTGACCACCGAGCAACTCCGAGGACTCGAAACGTTCCGAGCGGAACTAACCCTGGCCGCCGCCGAAAACCGCGATGAAGCCCGCGCCCAGATCGAGGCCAAGATGAACGAAGCTCGGCAACGGAACCAGGCTGAGCCCTCCGACGAAACCCAAGCGGCCTTGGAGGAAGCCCTGGCGGAACTGAAACGATGGGAGAACGCTCCCGCTACCATTGATCGAGTGCTGAGCTGGATTCCCGAACTGAGGGACCCCGGCTTCCAAGCCTATTTCGTCAACGCGCTGACCAAGTGGAGCTACAGCCGCGACGAGGTCTGGTTCAACCCCATCCGTCCGGCGAACCTCCGCAAAGGGGTCTACAAAGGCGGCCGTCGTCCCTACGACCTCTGGCTCCGGATCGCTAATGGCATCCAACCGGTGAAGATGCCTGGTTATCTCGGCGAGGGAGAGGGCAAGCTCAACCAAGAGCAAATCTGGGACGTGGTCAACTTCGTGCTGGCGCTTCCGTCCAACACCGGGTTACTAGACCATCACCAACCCCCCGCACCCCACCGCCACTCAGACTCCGAAATGGAACCCGCAGCCGGCGCGGCTATCGCCGCTCGCCACGAGTGA
- a CDS encoding c-type cytochrome, translated as MSMTSVPTSEPNSSASAGRGSGVVPVVLAVLGLAASVAVIVVGVQGLVTARPTDPADLRDNAALVALRAAETAELEQGRVIDPRNRTVAPPVTLAMELLANQPQDATAKAAPEPEVADALAQPFPPNQPFLAQQEAKGEPIPDKGLELIGQFVGETFGLSPREAVVPALENAPPDALTTLLANPNHRPVLQRGAKVYAQYCANCHGSAGAGNGPSAQAYVSVPRNFTIGVFNFVSTKERDKPLRDDLYLSIKYGFKNIYKNVSMPAFGDVLSPEDLNAVVDYTIYLSMRGETERKLLQLAAFPADEEAETLEDLLGADPRETVTQVLSEWNAAPSKVVPIPPRVPATRESIERGRQLYAVAGCVGCHGVNGNGNGESFIDRAIFDRVYLQGETVDTAIRNTYADLVAQGRKPDLDLEAFVNAKTQLWNDSKTEWGDMVRPANLYLGYYKGGHADNLTAEDRERIAKGVYLRIAYGFNHGKMPAHYPGQLSTSDQVWDVVNFVLSLPYQPDLLANANANADASSPQARDEPISQAEAQATTTDTALLQEQETSRSALTMMLGLGVLLGLMWAIARDLSDGVRRTTENVLDELDGDPDTPLRS; from the coding sequence ATGTCGATGACAAGTGTGCCGACGAGCGAGCCCAATTCCTCGGCCTCCGCCGGCCGAGGATCTGGGGTGGTGCCAGTGGTGCTGGCAGTTTTAGGCTTGGCTGCCTCAGTCGCGGTCATTGTGGTCGGCGTCCAAGGGTTGGTGACTGCCCGTCCCACCGATCCCGCTGACCTACGCGACAACGCCGCCTTGGTGGCCCTGCGGGCCGCCGAGACCGCCGAACTGGAACAGGGGCGGGTGATTGATCCCCGCAACCGAACTGTCGCGCCCCCGGTCACCTTGGCGATGGAGTTGCTGGCCAACCAACCCCAGGACGCCACGGCCAAAGCCGCTCCCGAACCCGAGGTCGCGGATGCCCTCGCCCAACCCTTCCCCCCCAATCAACCCTTCCTCGCCCAACAAGAGGCCAAGGGCGAACCGATCCCCGACAAAGGTTTGGAATTGATCGGTCAGTTCGTCGGCGAAACCTTTGGCTTGTCCCCCCGCGAGGCGGTCGTGCCTGCCCTGGAAAACGCCCCCCCAGATGCCCTCACTACCCTCCTGGCCAACCCCAACCACCGTCCAGTTCTCCAACGCGGCGCCAAGGTGTACGCCCAATACTGCGCCAATTGTCATGGTTCGGCCGGGGCGGGCAACGGTCCCTCCGCCCAGGCCTACGTCTCGGTTCCCCGCAACTTTACCATCGGCGTGTTCAACTTCGTCTCCACCAAGGAACGCGACAAGCCACTGCGCGACGACCTCTACCTCTCGATCAAATATGGCTTCAAAAACATTTATAAGAATGTATCAATGCCTGCGTTTGGCGACGTGTTGAGTCCCGAGGATCTCAACGCTGTGGTGGATTACACGATTTATCTCTCGATGCGCGGCGAAACCGAGCGCAAGCTGTTGCAACTCGCTGCCTTCCCGGCTGACGAGGAGGCCGAAACCCTAGAGGACTTGCTCGGAGCCGATCCCCGGGAGACGGTGACTCAGGTGCTTTCCGAGTGGAATGCCGCCCCCTCCAAGGTGGTGCCGATCCCGCCCCGGGTTCCGGCCACCCGGGAGAGCATCGAGCGAGGCCGCCAGCTTTACGCTGTGGCTGGCTGCGTCGGCTGCCACGGGGTCAACGGCAACGGCAACGGCGAGAGCTTCATCGACCGGGCCATTTTCGACCGCGTTTATCTTCAAGGCGAAACGGTTGACACCGCGATCCGCAACACCTATGCCGACCTCGTGGCTCAAGGCCGCAAACCGGACCTCGACCTCGAGGCGTTCGTCAACGCCAAAACGCAGCTTTGGAACGACTCCAAGACCGAGTGGGGCGACATGGTGCGTCCCGCTAACCTCTACCTGGGCTACTACAAGGGCGGACACGCCGACAACCTGACCGCCGAGGACCGCGAGCGGATCGCCAAGGGAGTCTACCTGCGAATCGCCTACGGCTTCAACCACGGTAAGATGCCTGCCCACTATCCTGGACAACTCAGCACATCCGACCAGGTTTGGGACGTGGTCAACTTCGTTCTCAGCCTCCCCTACCAACCCGATCTGCTGGCCAACGCCAACGCCAACGCGGACGCCTCCAGTCCCCAAGCTCGGGACGAACCGATCTCCCAAGCGGAGGCTCAGGCGACCACCACCGACACCGCCTTGCTTCAGGAACAAGAAACCAGTCGCTCGGCGCTGACCATGATGCTGGGTCTTGGCGTGTTGCTCGGTCTGATGTGGGCGATCGCTCGTGACTTATCCGACGGTGTCCGCCGCACCACCGAAAATGTCTTGGACGAACTCGACGGTGATCCCGACACCCCGCTGCGTTCTTGA